atatatattctattcatATAACTATGGaagatttacaaaaattaaacatacccTTGGCCATAATATAAACCACAATACATTTAAAGAGATAGGGATTTTATAGGCTACATTTTCTGATTACAATCCAATATAACTAGAAATCAATGCTAAAAAGAGGATAAGAAAGCCCACCTATTTGGAAATAAAGAGatgtttttctgaatatttccaggaccaaggaaaaaataaaactgaaattacaaACATCCAAACATCAATGAAAAGGAGTACATACTGCATCTTAAAGCCTAGACTACACTGCTATACTAAGAAGAAATGTAAACATAGTCTTAagtacttttattattaaaagagaatgaggggcaccagggtggttcactcggttgagcatcagactctcaatttcggctcaggtcatgagctccgCTTCATGGGATCCAACCCCCTGGgttgggttccgtgctcagtggggagtctgcctctctctctctctctctctctctctctctctctcagataaataaatctttttaaaaaaaggaatgaatagtAACAAACTTATACAAGGACAAAATGAACTGAGAGACAGGAGGAAAAGGGAATGTGTAATAAAGGAAAGACCGaaactaaggaaatagaaaacatcaaAAGGTTTAAACAGATACACTCCTGGCAAGCCCGatgatagaaagaagaaaaatgtgcatCATCATTATCTtcaaaacacaggaaataacTACCAAGCTACAATACAATGtccaatgaaaatattctttaaaaatgaagatgaaataaagagttgagacaaaatcagaaaattagtCACTAGCAGACCCACACTAAAGGATTCAGATGGAAGGAATGAAGAGCAATAGGGTGAAATATCCCagtaaaaccaaataaatatgGACCGTATAAAACAATAGCAATGCCTTATGGGGTTTTAAATAGATGTGGAattaaaagacatgaaaacaacacATAAACATAAGggatattggggtgcctgggtggctcagtcagttaagtggctgccttcagctcaggtcatgatcccagggtcctgggatggagtcccatgtccagctccctgctcagggggagtctgcttctccctcttcctctgcccccccacttgtgcgatctctctctctccttctctctctcaaataaataaaatcttttaaaaaatcataaaggatATAAATGAAGGACCTTAAATTCCTTGCATTTTCAAAGAAGTAATAAAAGTAGTAATTTATCTTAGACTTCGGTAAGTCAAAGGTGCATATTGTAACCTCTAGGATAACTActaaaagtaaagcaaaaatatataacaacGTAATAcaaggggagggggatggaataataaaatattttatccaaaaGGAatcaaaaaagggagagaaaattgaACGTAGAATAGGcagaacaaatggaaaagaagaaagataactTTAAATCtacatatattaaatgtaaacCATCAAgatccaattaaaagacaaaggcTTTCAGCCTTTCCAAGCTACTTGTAGAGCAGTCCATATGACATTGTTCTGGGTTCCCATGCTAACTTAAAGGGAATCTTGCACAATGTCCTGGGTTCTTGTGGTAACTTAAAGGGAAGCTTTCACAATGTCCGGATCGCTGGGTGTTCTGCCATGAAAGAGAAGGATGTCTTCACATTCCTTGCAGCAGGAGCCCACATCGGTGGCGCCAACTTGACCTCCaaatggaacagtacatctataaaaggaaaagtgatgGCATCTACATCATTTCTCCCAGGAAGAGAACCTGGGAGAAATTTCTGCTCTCAGCTTAAGCCACTGTTGCCATGGAAAACCCAGCTGATGTCAGTTGTCACATCCTCCAGGACTACTGGCCAGGGGGCGGTGCTGAACTTCACTGCTGCCACTGGATCCACTCCTACCGTTGGCCGCTTCACTCCCGGAACCCTCACTAACGAGATCTCGCCTTCAAGGAGCCGAAACTTCTGGTGGCTACCGATCCCAGGGCTGTCCTCCAGCCTCTCAGCACAGACGCCGTATGTTAACCTGCCTACCACTGCTCTCTATGATACAGACTCTCCTCTGTGCAATGCAGACCCTGCCATCCCTTGCAACATCAGGGAGATCGCTCAGCAGATCTGGTGCGCTGAGTGCCGGCCGGGAAGTTTAGTGCCGTGCCTGGCATTGTCTCCTTTGAACCACCTGTGGGTGGTCATGCCTGATGTCTACTTCCACGGAGATCCTGAAGtggtggagaaggaagagcaggcAGCTGCTGAGAAGGCCAGGACCAAGGAGGAATTTCAGGGCGAATGGACTGTTCCAGCTCCCTGGTTTACTGCTACTCAACCCAAGGTCACAGACTGGTCCGACGCCGCAGGTGCCCTCTGGGCCTGTCCACTGCTGCAGCCTGCAGCGTTCGGCCTGCCATGAAGCCTGGTCTGCGACTCCCACTGCTCAGGCCACTGGAAGGGTAGGAACCATTCAGAGTCTATTCTTCCACAGACTCttaaacagaaaatggaaataaggttgatggaaaataaacagataaaacaaaGACTTTTGGGTTGGATTAAGAAGAAAACTACATATCAGTGTTCAATCACAGAAGCACAATCACTATGAGTGATAAAGAAtaaggtgtttatttttattttcattttttttaaagattttatttatatgacagagagagacagcgagaacaggaacacaagcagggggagtgggagagggagaagcaggcttcccgctgagcagggagcccgatgtgggactcgatcccaggaccctgggatcatgacctgagccgaaggcagacgcttaacgactgagccacccaggcgcccaagaataagGTGTTTATTATAGACATTAGATCTTACACAATTGGGGGCCTTTGATAAAATTTAATGcccatgatatttttaaaaatccatacaaACTAGGAGTGGAAAGGAGCATATTTAACCTATAAATGGTATCTATCAAAAAAAACTGTAGCAAACAGCATATTTAATAGTGAACTGTTACTAGTTTCCCTCTGAAATCAAGACATGGATGCTCATTATCACCATGTACACTAACATGGTACCAGAGATCCGAACcaatataaaaatggagaaaagagaaagaatgaagggttggaaaggaagaagtaaaactaaagATCCTTAGAAAATAtgtttgtaggggcacctgggtggcttagtcggttaagcgtctgccttcagctcaggttgtgatcccagggtcctgggatcgagccccgcatccggctccctgctcatcaggaagcctgcttctccctcttctccctgcctgtgctccctctcgctatctctgtctctctctctcaaataaataaataaataaaatcttaaaaatagaaggaaagaaagaaagaaagggaaagcatcTTTGTATAATGCAGCTGGATACAGGGTCAACATAcacaatttatttgtatttctatatatcagcaaaaattagaaaactggaaaatttttaaatgataccatTTATACAATCATACCTAGATACAATTCTAATGAGCTGTGTGTGAGACTTTTACTCACAGAActaaaaaaggtaagaaaattgtgaattatttttaagaagacctaaataaatagatatagcAAGTTCACAGATTggaaatattataaagatgtcaattctccccaagtCAATGTTAGATTTGGTATAATTTTAATCAAACCCAAGTGggatttgtgtatgtgtatgagtatGTACTACAGATCAGTGAAGaaagtgttgtctttttttttttaacattttattgatttatttgagagagagaaagagaccatgagtgggggtaggggcagagggagagggagagaagcagactcccctctgaggcTACAGCGCAActcagggctcgattccaggaccctgagatcatgacctgagccacccagttgccccgaaagttgtattttcaataaatgatgctggctcaattaaatatacatatgggTGTACTTCAGGTAGATTATAGGtttaaatttgaaagtaaaataaggCTTCTTAAAAATAACATGGTAGAATATCTTTGTGACCATGAAGTAGCAAAGATTTCATGAACAGGACATAAAGACAgtaacaaaagagagaagagtgaaaaatacactaaaattaacaatttaatctttaaagtgaaaagtggagggcacctgggtggctcagtgagttaagcatctgactcttgatttcggctcaggtcatgatctcagggtcatgaggtcaagcccagagtcaggctccatgctgagcatggaaccagcttaaattctctctctctccctctccctctggtgctccgcccccactcatgctctctctctcaaaaaaataaataaataaaagtgaaaaatggaagtgggaaaaaatatttacaacacatAAAATGGGTAAAGGGTTTATaaccataatatataaaaaaattcccTCAAGTCAATAAAAAATGATAACCCAACAGAAAAATTAGTGAGAGACTTAAACAGGAACTTCTcaaaagatgatatacaaatagTCAATAAGTATGAAAAGGCTTTCAACTAATTAATAatcagaatgaaaattaaaacaacaatgaataCTACAGTATAGCTgacaaaatggctaaaatttaaaaagtgataatatCAAGTGCTGACAAGAATATGTAGTAGCCAGAATCTTTATATACTGCCAATGGGAGTTAAAATTGGTACAAGTACATTGGGAAATggttgctgttatgaacatgggccttatttattaaaattaaataaacacaaacacagcTATTTAACTCCTATGTGAATTcccaacagaaatgcatataTTTCTTTGCACCAAATGTGTGCCAAAAGCCATATACATTATtcctaaaaatatcatttattataggttaatattgaaaaaaatgcttataaaCCATAAAATGGATAATTATGGAATATGTTCATCCAGTAGAATACTATAGactaataaaaatgcattaagtattggggcacgtgggtggctcagtcagttaagcaacccaCCCTtaattttgcctcaggtcatgatctcagagtcgtgagattgagccccatgtcaggccccacactgggtgtggagcctgcttaagattctttctctccctctccctctaccctgccCCCCTCCGCCTCAAgctatctctctaaaaaaaaaaaaaaaaaaaaaaaaaaaaatgcattaactaTTACTACATGCAGCAATATGGATAGAGCTCATAAACATAATgtcaagagaaagaaaccagGGAATACATTCAAAAGACTGCCTtctgtatcattccatttatattaaagttTGGAAACAGGCACAACTAATCTATAGTGTTAAAAGCCAGTATGGTGTCTATAtttaggaaggagagagaaaggtatTTGGCAGGGGACATGTAGAGGACTTGTGAGATAAtagtgatgttttattttttggcttgGGTAGTAGCTATATGTGTTCACTATGTGATAATTCATTGATCAATAATACTTTTGAATTATTCACTTTTCTCtatctttttctacatttttaaagtatttttagtaAATGATATAATAGATAACATTAGGAATTTAAAAAGTGCTGTGACAATAGATATGGAAGAGACTGaaagatttgtgtgtgtggtagaaacacatagcataaaatttgccatcttcaCCACTTGTAAATGTATAATTccgtagtgttaagtatattcacctTGTtatgaaacagatctccagacttttcatcttgcagaactgtctgaattttttttttaaagattttatttatttatttgacagagagagacacagcgagagagggaacacaagcagggggagtgggagagggagaagcaggcctcctgccgagcagggagcctgatgtggggcttgatcccaggactctgggatcatgacctgagccgaaggcagacgcttaacgactgagccacccaggggccccagaactGTCTAAATTCTAAACAATTCCCGgtttcccctgcccccagcccctggtaaccaccattccactttctgtttctatgaatttgactattttagatgacttcatataagtggaatcatacagcatctGTCTTTTTGTgcctggcctctttcacttagtataatgtcctcaaggttcatccagaatttcttttcttttaaggctgaataatagtccataaTATATACgtgccacattttgcttatccattcatccattgatgaatatCTGGATTGCTCCCACCTCCCAGCTATTGTgcatagtgctgctgtgaacataaGTGAGCAAATGTCTCTTTGAAACACACCCTGCTTTTCTTTTGGGTATTGGAACCAAAAGAGTcccaatttctctgcatcctcactgacactttttttttatggtaatCATCCTGatatgtgtgaggtgatatctcattgtggttttgagatTAGAAGTATAATTTCCTAATCTTTAAACATCTTTATTGAGTTCCAATCCCCgtatcatacaattcacccatttcaggtgtacagttcagtggtttttagtatagtcacagatTTGTGcatcatcaccacagtcaattttagagaCTTCCATCACCTCTAAGTGAAACCCTGTACCCTTTAGTTTTCATTCCCCTGTGTATGCCCCAgcctttaacaaatatttttgtctctctgcctctatAGATTTTCTATAGATTTCCCTTTTttggaaatttcaaaaatattttttttaaagatttatttatttatttatttgagagagagaatgagatagagagagaacatgagaggggggagggtcagagagagaggcagactccccgctgagcagggagcccgatgcgggactcgatcccgggactccaggatcatgacctgagccaaaggcagtcgcttaaccaactgagccacccaggcgccctcaaaaatatttttaaaggaatgttgTTTGCAATGCTATGACAGTGAAATTGAAAACCTAGAGGAAATGGGCTTTCAcagcaaaatttaaattttcaaaattgactcaagaagagGTTGAAAACCCAGAAGATCAATAGCAATAGaattaaaacatgaatttgatatataacttttaaaatatgtaccaAATCCAAATGGCTTTGCctctgaattttatataaacgtctaaaaacagaaatttctcaAGGACTGTTCTTGATGCTAGAAAAAGAGAATATCCTGGTTCACTTTATGAAGCTAAGATACCTTACTACCCAAATATCTTTGTTAAGACattgccaaaataaataaatttactggCTAATTTCACTGTGGAATATGAACATAAATagcctaaataaaatatttgcaaactgaatCTATTAgcatctaaaataatttaaaatatgtgcaagttgaatataaaagaataataaatcatGACCCCGCAAGAATGGTTGTTACAGAAATGAAAGGGTTGTTCCAGATCAGGAAATCTCTTAACAGAATTAATTCTATCCACAGATTTAAAAACATTGTATCAATGGAtgaaaataagcaattaaaattcttcagttcTTAATATAAGCTTTAAGTAAAttggaaacaaaaggaaactatttaaagagaatattatttaaaaattaagcatttaaTTAAAGTcatgtttattaaaatacagaagaagacaaagaagctTGCTATCACCattatttgttaatgtttttagaGAGATTTTCCtgatagagaataaaataaaatcatgatctTGGAAGAGACAACACTATATTTATAAATGAGGTGATTGCATGGAttgtatatgtagaaaatctgaaagctatactgtccaatatggtagccactaaccaCGCATATCTCCTGAccacttaaaatgtggctggtCCAAGCTGTGCTACAACTATGAGAGAGATACTGCATTTTAAAGACGTGGtgtgaacaaagaaaatataaaacatctacgagaccagtgctctaacccctgagctaCGGAGCCgaaaatataaaacatctaattaataattttgtatattccatgttgaaatgataatgttttgaatatattgggttaaataaaatatactgttaaAATTGTCTTCAcctgttctctttttgtttttataatatggctactagaaaattttaaattttttatgtggcttgcattacatttctgttggacagcacagCCTGTGTCTAATAccaatataaattaagaaaaaattttaaggttgCTGAATATTagataaatacttaaatacttaaataactTTTTCTCCTTAAGAACCAACTAGAAATGGAACTAAAGATATCTCTACTTATATTAGTGATAAAACTATAAACTACTTAGAAGACAGCGTGAGAGTATGATGAGCATACCTTCCAGATTTTGAACTGTTTTTATTAAACGCTTTAAATAATGTGCATGgataacttttataaaaaaatgaacactaaggagcgcctgggtggctcagtcagttaagtgtccgactcctgatctcagctgaggtcttgatcctggggtcatgagttcaagccccaagctgggctgcacactgagtgtggagcccactaaaaaaaaaaaaatgaacactaagatttaaaaaataagtaaaaagttcTTCCTGTGTATGTGATGATGATAAAATCTTGAAGTATTAATGATTATTTCCTACTGTTATCTCATTCAATTCACTAAGaattctttcaaatattattgcctccattttcaaaagaaaatgaagctaaGAAAGGTCAACTAAATTACTTAAGATCATACAGCTAAGTAAAGAGAGCCATGTTTCAACCTAGACCGTCTAAATTTAAGAGCTATGCTTTTTTTAATACCTCCAGTAGAATCAATGTTCTTATACCTTTTCCCCCAAAAATAACTCTCCCACCTAGTTCTGCTTTCacttctctgttctctccctcctAGGTAGGGGTAACTGTTCTCTGGACAGGTGTATAATTAGGTAATTTTTGTTTAGGCCAAATATTCATAGTGTGTTAAGGAAGGCGTAATATGCTACCTAAATTTGTGATCCCTCACTTAAGTTACTTACAtgctaaaaaaacaaattagaattaGGTCAtagttttcaaaggaaaagaatcacCGAAATAGAGACATAGTTGTGATAACTACTACTGGAGGAATAGTTCGTTGTAGGTTTTTATTTCCCCCTGGATTTGAATTAATCAGATGTATGTGCTAAGTTTCTTCAAGgctgtcaatttttttaaaagattttatttatttattt
Above is a window of Neomonachus schauinslandi chromosome 3, ASM220157v2, whole genome shotgun sequence DNA encoding:
- the LOC110570209 gene encoding 40S ribosomal protein SA-like, whose amino-acid sequence is MKEKDVFTFLAAGAHIGGANLTSKWNSTSIKGKVMASTSFLPGREPGRNFCSQLKPLLPWKTQLMSVVTSSRTTGQGAVLNFTAATGSTPTVGRFTPGTLTNEISPSRSRNFWWLPIPGLSSSLSAQTPYVNLPTTALYDTDSPLCNADPAIPCNIREIAQQIWCAECRPGSLVPCLALSPLNHLWVVMPDVYFHGDPEVVEKEEQAAAEKARTKEEFQGEWTVPAPWFTATQPKVTDWSDAAGALWACPLLQPAAFGLP